A window from Prinia subflava isolate CZ2003 ecotype Zambia chromosome Z, Cam_Psub_1.2, whole genome shotgun sequence encodes these proteins:
- the LOC134564434 gene encoding serine/threonine-protein kinase PAK 3-like isoform X1, with protein MDGGSLAEVVRKKRMDVGHIATVCRECLQGLAFLHANQVIHRDIKSDNILLSRDGAVKLADFGLCTWLTPEHSKRKSVVGTPRWMAPEVVRGEPYGPKVDIWSLGIVGIHMAKRETPYIRLNSARAMYLISTQGAPDVHTLRLPAALRDFLCCCLQMDVDRRGSAKELLQHPFLKLAEPLFSLFWQPDCCHPCSKVVQAAQGHLMSWRKEPLRTGRNLEERGARKQAAIRAGKERSHGPLPCKSPLQVLFKLKQRKAAVKQLRKRR; from the exons ATGGACGGAGGCTCTTTAGCTGAGgttgtcagaaagaaaaggatggaTGTAGGACACATAGCAACAGTCTGTCGCGAG tgcCTGCAAGGCCTGGCTTTCCTTCATGCCAACCAGGTGATCCACAGGGACATCAAAAGTGACAACATCCTTCTGAGCCGGGATGGCGCCGTCAAGTTGG ctgaTTTTGGCCTCTGTACTTGGCTCACCCCTGAGCACAGTAAACGGAAGTCCGTGGTCGGCACCCCTCGCTGGATGGCACCCGAGGTGGTGAGAGGAGAGCCATACGGCCCCAAAGTGGACATCTGGTCCCTTGGCATCGTAGGAATACACATGGCCAAAAGAGAGACTCCTTACATTCGTCTAAACAGTGCCAGG gCTATGTATCTGATAAGCACGCAGGGGGCACCAGATGTGCACACGCTCAGGCTGCCCGCTGCCTTGCGTgactttctgtgctgctgcctgcagatggaTGTGGACAGGCGAGGCTCTGCCAAGGAACTTCTGCAG CATCCATTTCTCAAATTAGCGGAGCCTCTCTTCAGCCTCTTCTGGCAGCCTGATTGCTGTCATCCCTGCAGCAAAGtagtgcaggcagcacaaggaCACCTCATGAGTTGGAGAAAAGAGCCTCTGAGGACAGGAAGAAATCTTGAGGAGAGAGGGGCCAGGAAACAGGCAGCCATCAGAGCGGGAAAGGAAAG ATCACATGGACCCCTGCCATGTAAGTCTCCACTCCAGgtgcttttcaaattaaaacaaaggaaagctgcagtgaagcaactgaggaagaggagatga
- the LOC134564434 gene encoding serine/threonine-protein kinase PAK 1-like isoform X2 has product MDGGSLAEVVRKKRMDVGHIATVCRECLQGLAFLHANQVIHRDIKSDNILLSRDGAVKLADFGLCTWLTPEHSKRKSVVGTPRWMAPEVVRGEPYGPKVDIWSLGIVGIHMAKRETPYIRLNSARAMYLISTQGAPDVHTLRLPAALRDFLCCCLQMDVDRRGSAKELLQITWTPAM; this is encoded by the exons ATGGACGGAGGCTCTTTAGCTGAGgttgtcagaaagaaaaggatggaTGTAGGACACATAGCAACAGTCTGTCGCGAG tgcCTGCAAGGCCTGGCTTTCCTTCATGCCAACCAGGTGATCCACAGGGACATCAAAAGTGACAACATCCTTCTGAGCCGGGATGGCGCCGTCAAGTTGG ctgaTTTTGGCCTCTGTACTTGGCTCACCCCTGAGCACAGTAAACGGAAGTCCGTGGTCGGCACCCCTCGCTGGATGGCACCCGAGGTGGTGAGAGGAGAGCCATACGGCCCCAAAGTGGACATCTGGTCCCTTGGCATCGTAGGAATACACATGGCCAAAAGAGAGACTCCTTACATTCGTCTAAACAGTGCCAGG gCTATGTATCTGATAAGCACGCAGGGGGCACCAGATGTGCACACGCTCAGGCTGCCCGCTGCCTTGCGTgactttctgtgctgctgcctgcagatggaTGTGGACAGGCGAGGCTCTGCCAAGGAACTTCTGCAG ATCACATGGACCCCTGCCATGTAA